From Balneola sp. MJW-20:
AAGTCCGAAGTCGTTTGCCAGTTTACTCCATTCATTTAGCTTGCCCTGCATTGCGATCTTATCCATCATGGAAAAGAAAAAGGTGTTACTGGAGAAGGTTATAGCTTTGGCCAGATCATAGTCACCTGGTTCGGCCAGATCTTTATAAGCACGCCCTCGGATATATGCACCGCTATTGTAGATCTCCGTTTCCGGGGTGATAATACCCAGGTGAAGGCCAATTAGTCCCATCAGAGGTTTAAAGGTGGATCCGGGTGGCTGCTGGCTTTGAATCGCACGATTATATAATGGTTTTGTCGAATCGGTATTGATATCAACCCAGTAATCCTGATCCAGGCGGCCTGCAAGGCGGTCTAAATCAAATCCGGGGGAACTTACCAGACTGAGAATCGCTCCTGTTCTGGGGTCCATGGCTACAACAGCACCTCTTTTCCCTTCCATGAGTTGTTCTGCGAAAAGCTGTAAATCCGCATCAAGTGTTGTGATCAGGTCACTTCCCTGAGTAGGAGACTGATCGATCTTATCATCTTCAAAATTTCCCAGTGCCTGTCCCAGGGCATTCACTTTTATGTATTCGACTCCAAGTTCTCCGCGAAGCTGTTCTTCATAGATCATTTCGATACCGCTCTTGCCGATCTTATCACCCAGCCTGAGACCGGAATTCTGTTCATACTCACGCTGATTAGCTTCCCGAAGATAACCCAGGACATGTGCTGCTCTCATTTCAGTAGGGTAGTGTCGCTTACTTTCGATCAGATGACCTATACCGGGCAGTTGCCAGAGATTTTCCTCAATCTTGGAAAATATCCGGAAATCAACATCAGTAAATAAGCGGGACGAACGATGCCATGAGTAACGCTGCGCCTCAGTGATCTTGGCATTTACCAGGCTGTCGGGTTGTTCAAGAAGGTCGGCAAGAAGTCCGATATTCTTTTCTTTAAAATTGGCCGGGGTAACCGTTATTGTATAGATGGGCTCATTGTCTACGATCAGCACTCCGTTGCGGTCATAGATCAGTCCCCGTGCGGCGTCAACATATTCCTGTCTAACTG
This genomic window contains:
- the mrdA gene encoding penicillin-binding protein 2, with the translated sequence MRSGNTQRTKTSIRALQVIILGLAVVVLSRVFYLQVVEYDNYAALGEENSVRQEYVDAARGLIYDRNGVLIVDNEPIYTITVTPANFKEKNIGLLADLLEQPDSLVNAKITEAQRYSWHRSSRLFTDVDFRIFSKIEENLWQLPGIGHLIESKRHYPTEMRAAHVLGYLREANQREYEQNSGLRLGDKIGKSGIEMIYEEQLRGELGVEYIKVNALGQALGNFEDDKIDQSPTQGSDLITTLDADLQLFAEQLMEGKRGAVVAMDPRTGAILSLVSSPGFDLDRLAGRLDQDYWVDINTDSTKPLYNRAIQSQQPPGSTFKPLMGLIGLHLGIITPETEIYNSGAYIRGRAYKDLAEPGDYDLAKAITFSSNTFFFSMMDKIAMQGKLNEWSKLANDFGLGVPPSIDLPNVNRGILPDSSVMNNRFGVRRWGLGDVINLGIGQGYLAASPLQIAQMTSAIANGGYRVQPHLIQSFQKADGSIETYKPDAEKIEWVQPEYLEPVKKGMRGVVLEGSGRWYANHPDIVIAGKTGTAQNPLGKDHGWFTCFAPMDDPQIVVTAFIENAGFASVSAAPIASLVLEKFILGEVTRPYVLNYALNFDPDARDEEDQPAVETENETQSVNEAESGE